The segment GCGCGTCGGGGTCCACGTCCGGCCGCACCTCGCCGCGCTCGATGCCACCCCTGGTGACGCGGACGACGAGGCCGCGCAGGCCGTCCATCGCGCTCCGGGCCCGCTCGCGGAGCACCGGGTTGCCGTCGTCGTTCTCGATCCCCGCGTTCATCACCGGGCAGCCGCCGGGCACGGGCGGGTCGGTGGCGGTGCGGATGAAGACGGAGATGATGGCGTGCAGCCGCTCCAGCGCATGGCGTTTGCCGTCGAGCGCGTCGCGGAAGCGGTCGGTCATCACCCGCACCGCGTAGTCGAACGATTCGAGCGCGAGCTGCTCCTTGCTCTCGAAGTGGCGGTAGATGCCGCCCTTCTGCAGCCCCGTGGCCGCCATGATGTCGCCCATCGACGCGCCGGCGAACCCCTGC is part of the Longimicrobium sp. genome and harbors:
- a CDS encoding TetR/AcrR family transcriptional regulator produces the protein MVRSGDETREKIIRQAAALFNTQGFAGASMGDIMAATGLQKGGIYRHFESKEQLALESFDYAVRVMTDRFRDALDGKRHALERLHAIISVFIRTATDPPVPGGCPVMNAGIENDDGNPVLRERARSAMDGLRGLVVRVTRGGIERGEVRPDVDPDALASVLISTLEGAVMLSKLYDDPEHARRAAAHLEWYLDESVRAP